Part of the Primulina huaijiensis isolate GDHJ02 unplaced genomic scaffold, ASM1229523v2 scaffold3245, whole genome shotgun sequence genome, taataagCGAGTATCAATTCATGTTATTATTtcttttacacacacacacacacacttcagAGAGTGAACATGTTATTTGTTATGTTTTATAAAATCAACGAAATGCCAATTTTCAAATTCGAAATTCCAGAATAAGTGATGggattcaaaatttcaaggtaaaaaattgtgtgagacgatctcttgggtcatattttgtaagacggatctcttatttgattcatccatgaaaaaacattactttttatgctaagagtattactttttattgtaaatatcgttaGAGTTGACCggctcacagataaagattcgtgagaccgtctcataatagacctactcaaaattaaattactatATATTTTTCTATGGAATCACTATTTAGAGATTGGGGACAACTAATTGATTTGGTGAGAATAAAAGAATAGGAATACAATCTTATCAATTGGAATCTCNatcatccatgaaaaattattactttttatactaatagtattattttttattgtgaatatcggtaggattgacccgtctcacagataaatattcgtgagaccgtctcacaagagtccTATTCAAtgcaaggcaaaaacttgtgtgagacggtctcactggtcgtatttgtgagacggatatcttatctgggtcatccatgaaaaagtattactttttatgctaagagtattactttatattgtgaatatgggtagggttgacccgtctcacagattatgatccgtgagacggtctcacatgagacccacccTGAATGTAATAAGTGATGggattcaaattttcaattactatatatttttatatggaATCACTATTTAGAGATTGGGGACAACTAATTGATTGGGTGAGAATAAAAGAATAGGAATACAATCTTATCAATTGGAATCTCAAATGCAACAAAATGAGAATCAAATAATTCAATGCCAATTGCCAATGCCACACACTTTTTCATATCATTTTGCTATATTTTTAGCATTagataaatactattattttatttcaaaatattatgtcacgcttatttaatttatttatgagtcataattattatttttgagtaTGAAGCATCAAATCATGGGACCTTCTTCATTTCTTATAATAAAGGGAATGGTCCACCAAATTTCATTACcaaaaacatattaattttcaGGAAATACATACTATATATCTACATTATTTACAATTTAGTTAAACTATTATCTAAATCCACTTTCATCACgttcaaaaataatattcttattaaaattttatctaaaacatgttatataataaatgatatatacaatatacatataatgaaaattaaagtAATTTATCTTAGGAAAAATAAAAGTCGAGTTGTACGTGTGGACGCGTGCGGGTCCAGTGAATTGATTCAAAATGGGAGTGGAACTGGTCAATATGATACGCGTAGAATTGGAAAAGTAGGGGACctcatttaaatttcatatgctcttaaatattttctaaataatttaCATGTAATTGTATAATATTTCACCacccttttaaaaatttaatttttagttatatatatagacacacacacacatatatataNTTAACTATCTATTTTTCTGATAATATATGCACACAAAACAggaaaatttcaaagaaattcCACAAAAGACATACAAATGCAACATGGTTTTAACTTGCAAAATAATCTAACTTGCAACTTTCTATCATATAAAATACGATATGGCTGTTAAAAGTAAGACAAGTATGCATAACCTCAACAACTAAAATAAGTATAAATCTTTTtcgataattttttaaatttcaaatgttttaatGTAAAATTGGCATTGTAACCATATAAAATGCACTTGATTACGTGCAAATAAAGTTAGGGGTAAAAAGGCCTAGACTCGATGACTAACTCCAACTCGTCGTTATTCTCTTCAAAAGTTCGACCATAAGGTTTCTGCTGTGATGGCTAGTTTTATCAACACAGCAAAAGCCTGCTCTTCCGATCGATCACTCAAAGTATACAGTTCATAAGCAACTCGAAACCATATGATCAGACAGTTAGTGGTACACTTAAGCATGTTATGGGTGGAGGTGTAAGAAAGATGATGAATTTTGGATTAGATTCAGCGATTCACCGCCGCCCGTTTGCCCAATGTTGCCTGTTGTGGCTACCAGGTCTGGTGTTCTGACTCCTCTGTGCAAGATTCTGCTTTGGGAGCTCGTGTATCTCCATGAGTTGTATTGTTCTCTGTTTCTTGGCTGTTGACAAGTACAAGATGATGGAATAAGTTacgaaaatgataaaatcatgTGGCTCAAAGTAGGGGAAGCTAACCATTTTCTGCTGCTTGATAACCCTCATGAAGTTTCCGCTTTGTGACCTCCAGTTTCATCTGAATTGAGTCCTCATTGTCACTCAACTTCTGGTGAATAACAAAAAGATTAACGCAGTAAGATGAAGATCAGAATCACCAGGACACGATAATGATCATAAGTCTATCTGAAATACCATCTTTTGTTGAGGTTGCATTGGTTTCTTTTGGATCTCGTCTTTGTCTGGTTTTGTTCTGCCCAGTCCCGATTCGGTACTGCCAGGCCTGTTTGGTTGTTTAATCAACTTAGGTTCTTGATTTCTCGTTTTTTCATCCTTTCTGTCTTTTGCAGCAGCCCTTGAATCATCAAGATTCAGAAGCTTAAACATGGGAATTCCGGGCTTCTCAAGTCTCGGTCTTCTGCCATTCTGTCTGTTTTTGTTGAATGTCTCACTGTTTCTTGGATCTGAAATAACATTCCCATTAAAAATCATGAACCTCTTTAGTTCACTTTGTCGCGGGGAATTCAATTAAAGAACTGAATAGCAAAACCGAACAAAGAAACTTACTTCCATCATCATCCATGCCATCAAAGAACTGTACCAGTCGCAACCGAGGAACAATGTAACATAAAGAAAGATCTGTCAGTCCACAACGAAAACGTCCATACTTTGGAACATTTTCTAATAAACAAAGAGAAGACACGACACCTGTGAAAGCTCCATCGAAGAAGGAGTGGCAAAGAAAGCTCCTTCATCTAGTGGAGGAGATGGAAGaccttcttcctcttcttcgaCGACAGAAGTTTTCACAGACTCAGTCGCTACTTCTGCACCTTCGAGACAAATAATTTACTAGTTCAAAACAAGACGTGAAAAGAAAATTCTAGATGCAATGAGTGGTAGAAACTTCTTCAAGTTGCTACCTGCAATGGCTTCCGCAGAACTAAACCAGGCATCAACCATAACCGTCCAATCCCTGAGTTTCGAAACAATGAGAGTAGGCAGTAAGCAAAAGAgattttatcatataaaatacaAGATATTTCAAACTCATTAATGGTAAAAAAGACATAAAAGGGAACACTCAAACTTTTCCATATGCTCAAATCGCAGATCCAAGTTAAAATTTCGACAAACATGAACAAGAAATAAAATGCAATCTGAAAGACTTGGGACTAATTAGTACAGTCCACACTCCACAATCATGAAACACGaataaagtaaataaatatacatacatCACAGCAATCTAGTATCATATCAATCCAACCAAGTTAAGCATCAAACATCTCAATAACAGTAGAGCAAACAGCACCTACCCAACTAAAGTCCTAGCCAGAATCCGAATTTCCTTAGATCTATGCTTCCGTAGAGCATTAACACATTTTCCAACCTCGGTAGCCTGAAGTAGAAACAAGAAAGTTAAGACAGCACTAGTAAAATGTGATAAGAATAGAAAGAATAGATAATTCTGAAAGAACTCGAAAGGCGATTATCTATAGCCGGCAATAGTTCCAGTCAAACCTTAAGAATCTCCACAGACAAAGGCAGAAGCTGAAGCCTCCTCAGGGAATCAAACAATAACAAATCAGACTGTCAAGAAACAAGAGAGGCAACGATCAAACGAGATAGCCTAACCAAACAATCAATAAGCAAACACACTTTTAAATTCTACCATAACAAAGGTATTAATGTATCAATTCATTTGGGCACAAAATTTAGAATAAATATCACATACCAGAAGATATCTTGGTCAATCCAAGAACAAGCAAAAGATTACAGCTAAAAGTAAATGAATCATCAACAAAAAAGCATCTTGACGAAAAACAATAATTCAGAAACAAAATCAAACCTCTTCTTCATTGTTCTCAAGAATTTCCTTCATCCTCATGACCTCCTCATATAACTGAGACTCCTCATCAATCTCATCATTCAAAGCTTCAGCTTCCCCGTAGCTGTAATTACTAACTTGATTCGCATTCATCTCTATTATCTCCCTGTGATCTACGCAGCTATTCACCTTGCTTTCTTTTGAATCTTTACTCCCTCCAGCCTCAATCAGACTTTTACGCTTATCCCCACTGTTTTCAGCACCCTTTACATTTGGAACAGCCAATTCAATTTTATCGCAACCAAAACATTTGGTAACTTTACATGTGAATAGCATCTCAGCAATTCGATCCCTGTTTAATTTGAAGTCGTAGGGGCAATCAGAGGCCGCAACCATGATTGCTTGCTCGATTATACTAAAGATATCACAATTAGCCCTCCTGAAATACTCCCTCCACTTATCAAGAATCACTGAACTGTTGGCCATGACAAAAATTCAATTCCCGAGGCCTTGTCAAATGGGAATTTTAATCAATGGCcagataaacaaaaaaaaaagacgagTTTTTTATCACAGTTGAGGGAAGGAAATTTAATCTTAATGAGACCCAGATATCAAAATATTCGGATTTTTCAACGCAAAATCTGAAAAGTTATGTTCCTTTTTTATCGGCTCCGGCCCAAGAATTTTGATGGGAACCTCTTATATAcgataaagaaaaagaaaaaaaaacccgaCCCTCAGCCGATGATCGGATTCATAAACAGGAATCGAGTACAAGaagaaaaatggaaaaataagtgggaaaaaattataaataaatctgTAAGCTATCCAGGCCAGGGAGATTCTCTAAACAACAGACGAAGACAAAAGTAAATAATCCAGAAACGTTATTGTGAAGTGTGATGGTAAAAGAATTCAACGCATTCCACTGGCGAAATTGAGAGGAAAGTTTTGTGAGGATTGGGGAGAATTCAGAAGAGAATTCAGAAGAGATTAAAattgtgaaaaaaattaatgagaGATAATCTCTCTCTATATCTCTTATCTCTATCTCAAATACCATACAGGAGGATGTTTCACAGAGAAAAAGGGAGACCTTTTATTATacgtaaaatataataattaataaatgtgATTTTAGTTGTAACAACGTCGAAAAATAAGTAGCTATTTATTTAACGAGGcatataaataattaagcatGGTTGGATTTGAATAAAACCAGAATTGATCTTAATTTGGTTCGATTTAATATGATTCGATccttaaataatataattagttCCGGTTTTGGATTGAGTTATACTTTAAATCTAATAAATCTGAAACTGATCCAATCAGttatcataaaaatttgatttattttcatttaagttatttttacttttaatctCGTGACtgctttttatattaattataattacaattatCACATGGGGTGTCTgagttaatattatattatgatatatataatattaaaatacaaCATAAAATTAGACTTTTTTAACTTACAATCTCAACTGTTTTGAAGAGTGGTGTTTGTGTTTCAAATCATGATGAgattagttttaaattttttttctattatatTATCCGTAAATAGACTTTAGAGTgatcatatataaaattataagattttaaatgatattctaatattttattttgtacagATTGGCCGTTAACAGTTACATAATAATTTTGGCAACCTACGATTATAATCTTCTCGAATGAATTTGGATATAAATTTGTAGtcagatataaaaataatacgaAATATAACGAGATAATTTAGGgaaaaaatgtattttataattaaaaatcctgaataattatttaatagatAAATTTTTGACACACTTGAAAGAATCAAGATTACTTGCTCTaatgagtttttattttataataatagctacttGGCACACAATTATACTatctataatatatttttaggaaGAATTATTAAAATAAGTAATTGTATgaggaaattaaatttaaataaattagaaataaattaaattaaagcgagggagaaaatattaatttattattaaagtGTGTGAGATTTGGTAGTAAAGCAagtaaatgtaaaaaaaaaattgtaattattatttGGAACTTCATAGAGTTCACTGACTCATTACCTGCTAACTCATTCACTTGAACATGTTCATTTATTTAGCATGttcctatttttttaatatatatttttcattcatcTCCTTCTCATTCTTCCTTTTTTAACAGTTATGaaagtttgtttgtttgtttttttttctaattatgaTCCTTAAAATAGTGTGGTATCAAatcttgaaattattatttcatatttaattttattgaaaagTTTGAACTTCGAATACGTCTTcgaatttataaataattataataaaaaattatatcgaAAAAATGTTGAATCGTTAGGTCACGAAATCTCGATGGTAAAAAACTTTCATTTTACTGATTTTTATTGTGGAAAAGAGTGTGAAGTTTTTGCAGATGGCTTATAATCGTAATAGCTAATCTGACACAAAGTATTTTAATTNGGACATTTTCGGCTGGGTGACGCGGTGTCACCGATCTACCAGTAAATTTAGATTACAAGGGACGATAAATGGACACCTACGTGACTTTTATATTTTACAGACGAAAAAGAGTTCCATAAATAAGTctaaaaaatttccaaaaataagtCAATATTTATTGTTCTACCCATATTATTTTCTGAgtaagtatcttgtgagacgatttcacgaatatttatctgtgagacgggtcaatcctaccgatatccacaataaaaaataatactcctagcataaaaagtaatacttttcatgaatgacccaaataagagatcagtctcacaaaatacgacccgtgagaccgtctcacacaattttttaccTTATTTTAGATCCGTGCGAACGGttcttaacaaaaaaaattaagtaagttttttgtgagacggtcttattgCTATTTATTCATGAAACAAGTCAATCattatatatttacaataaaaataatttatttttgacataaaacataatattttttaaaaatgacacAAATAGATaatatgtttcacaaaattaactcataAGTCCGTCTTACAAGAATTTTtggtttttaaatttgtttgcAGCAGCTTAGAGCTCATGTATTTGACAAAACAATATTTTGCCCTGCTTCTTAAAATCTGTTTGAGAAATGTAAGTAACTATAAAAGCAGAAATTTATGATCAGGaattaatagtttttttttttaacggcattcatataaatttccgaattttttttgtgaattggAAACTTGTTTGTTTTAGATTTGGGTATCAAAcagatataatattaattaattgttttaaaattaattctaGCTAGAGACAGGCATgattatttgaatatttaaatttaataagttACCGAAAACCTTATGTTGTAAATTTTCGATTGAACTTTTTCCTCTCCAAATTCAACTTCactagtttttatttatttatttatttttaatttatcgtGAAAGATACAATGAGTTTGACGatagaaaatttatttttcacatgaaaattaatttttgtacaAAATCGTTTCCTATTTAAATTAGTTAAAGAACACACGTCTGGTGAACAGAGTGTCGTTGGTCATGTTTAAATGAGTCGCATTTCACGTGTAATCATGGCGTGTAAGTCGTGTTTGTGAAGCAGCACGCTATTAATTAACTCGGTGGCAATTTGGCGGTGAAACGAAGCAAGTAGACAGACATCCATCTCCCTCCCTCCCTCCCTCCCTCTCTCTGTATCGTGAGACCCACTCTTTATCCTGCATCAATCTTTATCCgttcttttaaaataaagtaataaaaaaaatttatttttaaagctTAGGATCACATTTGCAACTACGactgacatatatatataattttaaaaaaattttgttttttgtaacaaaattaaatttgttattTCCTCTTAACTAATTTCATAGTAAATACAATATGGATTATATACGGAGCTTCGAATAGGGTTATTACTGctgtttgaaaataaaaagaattcGCAGCAAATGGTTGGTGTTGATGGTGACATTAAAGGGCAGTATTGGCCATAAAACAAGGGACACGTTTTTGAACAAAGAAATCTATTTGAAATTCTACGCAAACAACACAGAGGCAATGGGCGACTCAGTCTCATCCTAATCGtatctttttttattaaaaattgtcAATACCTTTTTCTCTGACAATTTTATGATGTATGATTGTATTCCAAATTCCCCAATtcttatcctttttttttttgtccccATTCGAGCTAATATTTGAtcatttgtattaaataaaaatgttcccaaaataattctttattttcatttattttttttagttgacTTTCAAACAAATCAGACGTCTCTTGTGGCAATCTGACCTGtctaatataaattaaattataatttttaataaaataaataaattttatgctagatataatattattgatattaaataattaaaagtttgATAGTCTGATGATCAAACCGGTCAATTTTTTTAccttagaaaaataaatttaaaaaatttacgtTCAAATTGGTTTTTATCCGCTTTGTTGCATTTGGAACTATAAGCTCCCGCACCAAAACCcgtcacatatatatatatatataaaagttaaaCACTCACCGTGCACATCTATGTGAGTATCGATGAAGTGTTATCTATCGTGAGTGTCAATTCGTGACACAATGATATTCAAGAgttacaaataataaaatatcaggtctattataagacggtctcacgaatctttatctatgtgactggtcaaccctaccgatattcacaataaaaaataacactattagcataaaaagtaatattttttatggataacccaaataagagatatgtttcacaaaatacgacccatgagaccgtcgcACATAAGAACATTGGAGAATTTGactcatcaactttctacaaaGTTGGTATGGAGAACATGATAAACATGTAAAGGGAGGTTAACGTTTATAGTAGACTTGTAAATCAAACCTTAATTTCTTTGCTACTTCGAGTTGTTCCACAACTTATCTTCATTGTGTTACGTTTAATATTTTAAGATGTGTTCAATCAACGACTAATTCTAACCAATTTTTATGTTCGATTATGTTTCGAGTTTGAGACCTTATTATTATTGGTGTTAACGAATGGAAACACAAAATTCATTGAATTGGATTTGGATCGAGTTTGTTCAAAGTCAAGTCAAAGGCAAGGCCTACAAATTGATCtaaattaaagtttttatttattgaagaTATCACAATGCATTTTATGTTTTagatttgttatatatataattataacaaTTACTCTTATTAATGAGACATTTGGAACCAAAACTAAAATACAAGTATTTTTTAAACTGTTTTGAGAtcaccttttcttttcttttctttttttgggaAAGTGCTACCTcatcataacaatttcaataGTCACtcaactattttattttttaaaataaaataaaataaaataaaatataggatatatataaaaattaatgaaaccAAAAGATTTTACCATCCtatttgtacattttttttcccaaaatagaaatatataattgaaatgGTTTAAAGTCGGTAGCTTCGATAGGTTAACCTAAGcatattaaaaaagaaaaataaaaaatcccattctgcaaaagaaaaatagtgaagggtaaagttaaaaaaaaagtagttGGTCAATCAAACTAATCCTTGTATACTCGGATATTTGAAAATCGAAGTCAAATGTGATTGCGTACATACTTGGATTTATTTCTTTGCTTTTGTTGAACTTACATAGCGGTGTTCGATGGGCTTCAAAGTCAAACTAGACCAATATAAAAAGGGCCATTATCAAAAGCTTGAtccttttgtttttaaaatattaatccTCAGCCCGATTCAATGTATAAATGAATATTTCacgaaatggaaaagacaaatcTAAATNGTATACTTGGataaaaagatttgaaaaatgaattttaaatatatggaTTTTAAATCAATGTGATTGTTCGGATCAATTTAAGttggatgaatttcaaatccgtAACTTGCTCATCcatgtaaaaaaaatgttaattataatggatttgaaatataaaCAAGATGATTGccatttcaaattcatcgtTCAAATCACCACATATCAGATCCGTCTTTCCAAGCGGAACCTAAGGGTATTTGGTTTGAAACATACAGGTTTGAGATCACTCAAAACTATTCAACTATATCTGTATTAAAAAATTAACACATTCCAAATCCTTTTGCACAAACACCGCTGAGATGATCAGTTACCAGCTTATGGTTGATGTGAATAATGGCCTTGTGACTGGATGAACTACCAGAAACAAATTTTTTGTTCAGATACAAGGTTAAGGAGGTGATGTAGAGGAAGAGGGAGCTAGTGATTCACTGTGATGCTCCTTGAGTACAGCAGCGAGTGATTCCGGGTTGAGACCCATCTCACAAAGCGCTATCAAAATTGATAGAGTATGGCGATCGAGCCCAGTTTCAAGAATGTTCGACATGTGGAACACCAAGTCCAGCGACTCTCGTGCAGTTCGTGCAGCTTCTGGGTCCATTTtcttcataaaaatataattttcatcagggtaacaaaaaattgaaataaaaataacaaaaagaagATTTATTTGGGTACATGATTGATACTACGTCTCATACGTTATCATCTCCAAGAAAGAAGTGGGAAAAAAGCAAAGCAGCAGCAGTTCAGCCAAGCCCAGAGAGCCAGTGCATTACATTAAATGCAAAGAACAACAAGATGAAAATTCAATTGCTTCGCAACTTGGCACATGAAACAAATTATAACTGAAAGAGAAATGTGGCTATAATTGATTATAAGTGGTGCAGCTTTAATTTGAATACTCCCAAAATCTTCCCTTTTCAACCCCAGTATATATTCATGGCG contains:
- the LOC140968125 gene encoding probable mediator of RNA polymerase II transcription subunit 26b isoform X2; protein product: MANSSVILDKWREYFRRANCDIFSIIEQAIMVAASDCPYDFKLNRDRIAEMLFTCKVTKCFGCDKIELAVPNVKGAENSGDKRKSLIEAGGSKDSKESKVNSCVDHREIIEMNANQVSNYSYGEAEALNDEIDEESQLYEEVMRMKEILENNEEESDLLLFDSLRRLQLLPLSVEILKATEVGKCVNALRKHRSKEIRILARTLVGDWTVMVDAWFSSAEAIAEVATESVKTSVVEEEEEGLPSPPLDEGAFFATPSSMELSQFFDGMDDDGNPRNSETFNKNRQNGRRPRLEKPGIPMFKLLNLDDSRAAAKDRKDEKTRNQEPKLIKQPNRPGSTESGLGRTKPDKDEIQKKPMQPQQKMKLSDNEDSIQMKLEVTKRKLHEGYQAAENAKKQRTIQLMEIHELPKQNLAQRSQNTRPGSHNRQHWANGRR
- the LOC140968125 gene encoding probable mediator of RNA polymerase II transcription subunit 26b isoform X1, with translation MANSSVILDKWREYFRRANCDIFSIIEQAIMVAASDCPYDFKLNRDRIAEMLFTCKVTKCFGCDKIELAVPNVKGAENSGDKRKSLIEAGGSKDSKESKVNSCVDHREIIEMNANQVSNYSYGEAEALNDEIDEESQLYEEVMRMKEILENNEEESDLLLFDSLRRLQLLPLSVEILKATEVGKCVNALRKHRSKEIRILARTLVGDWTVMVDAWFSSAEAIAGAEVATESVKTSVVEEEEEGLPSPPLDEGAFFATPSSMELSQFFDGMDDDGNPRNSETFNKNRQNGRRPRLEKPGIPMFKLLNLDDSRAAAKDRKDEKTRNQEPKLIKQPNRPGSTESGLGRTKPDKDEIQKKPMQPQQKMKLSDNEDSIQMKLEVTKRKLHEGYQAAENAKKQRTIQLMEIHELPKQNLAQRSQNTRPGSHNRQHWANGRR
- the LOC140968093 gene encoding mitotic-spindle organizing protein 1B-like, with product MDPEAARTARESLDLVFHMSNILETGLDRHTLSILIALCEMGLNPESLAAVLKEHHSESLAPSSSTSPP